The DNA sequence ACTTGTCAATCTATtcctatttatatatttttaaaatattttaaattaaaaaaaaaaagttagagtGATAGTTAAACTCTTGtccataaaatttaaaattctaattctATATTCTAACTagtttttaaattcaaattggGGGAGGGGCGATTGTTACATTGGAtctctttgaattttttttttatataaaaatattttgaagcGGGGTGTCTTGTTTAATTTGAATGAGGTTAAAAATTCTTATTAATTTGACGTATAtatattgaatttgaattttattccTTCTGTATATGATTTAAAAATGATAGTAGTATGATAGTTTgtgataattttaaaaaataaataaaaacaaaagcaatataaaaactaatatttttctttgtaaatATTTGTATCTATGTATATCTAAATCTTTATTATTTAGATAACAATTAAATATCATCTAAAAAGACGACtcgttaaataaaataattgggATAAAATGTACAAAAAAtcatattatataatataatatctataatttcatacatataatatttgtaattatatatttattacatctaaaattatatatttattctaGTAATACAAAAGTTAAATaggacaattttaaaatatttaaattgattttttattgtcTCTTAAACATCATTGATTGCTTAATACTAAAAGTGTATTTTATGTAACAAATTGTACACTATGATTTTGTTTAGAAAGGAGACCGAGATTGAAATATAGAGattaaattaagtttttatattatGTTTAGAATCCTGTTACACATACAAATCTTTTTGATATACAAGTCATATAAGTTAATCCTAACTCAACAAATTCAATCGCATAACGTGCACGTGAAAATCATGTTGTTCCTCTTCGAATCCCGCGTtcatcctcctcttcctcctcttccttcttcttctccttcttcttttgtgtttctcttcctttttcttcgcgtatttcatcttcatcgttatttttttattattgttgttgttgctgcattttttcccttattctctttcattgattttacaatattatgcatttttttctttgtttgatttttttctccCAAGAAGAATTAGgagaatatgaaataaaaagatgaaaaagaagaagcagcagaagacgaggaggaggaagaggaagatttttgaattatgcagaacttatcagcacACATACACTCAAATAttttcgtgttacacccaaatttactgcaaatatagaaaaatattttctctaatgctgtattttttcttcctcttctttttttccttacttctttatttcttttagttgaatgaatgtaagttcatcatctttcaagtaattttgctgcattatgtgtttcttcttcttctttgtttgatttttttgtttttattcttattaagagactaaaataagaagaaacttgagaaggtaaaacaacaagaaaaagatgaataagaaaaaaagaaaaagatggtgatgatggtaaaaaaaaagaagaagaagcagcagaagatgaggaggaggaagaggaagagttttgaattatgcagaacttatcagcacacatacataaaaaattcttaaacaatacactcgaatatcttcgtgttacacccaaatttgctacaaatatagaaaaatatttcctcaaatgctgtattttttttcttttttttcttattttttctttctttttgttgaatgaatgtaagttcatcatcttccaagtaattttggaGCATTAtatgttttttcttcttctttgtttaatttttttgtttttattcttgttaagaaagtaaaacaagaaaaaatttgagaaggtaaaacaaaaagaaaaagatgaataagaaacaaagaagaaaaagatggtgatgatgatgaaaaaaataaaaagaagtaGTAGAAAATGAGaaggagaaagaggaagagttttgaattatgcggaacttatcagcacacatacaccgaaaattcttaaataatacACTTGAATATCTTCGTGTTATACCCAAACATCTTCATGTTACActcaaatttgctgcaaatacagaaaaatgtttcctttaatgctgcattttttttcttctttttttctttattttttttttttgaatgaatgtaagttcatcctctTCCAAATAATTTTACAGTATTatgtgtttctttttctttttttgtttgatttttttgtttttattcttgttaaaagagtaaaacaagaagaaactttagaagataaaacaacaaaaaaatagatgaataaaaaaagatgatgatgatgataaaacagaagaagaagcagcagaaaatgaggaggagggagaggaagagTTTTAAATTATACAGAATTTATCAGCACACATATaccgaaaattcttaaacaatacactcaaatatatcttcgtgttacacctaaatttgctgcaaatgcaaaaaaatatttttttaaagcataACTTTTACATTATattcaattcaaaccatcaaCGATGAAACATTATTTACCTCAagaatcataaactactaacgaaaaaattaattagaatcGAACCACACTTCAACTATTTGAttggattaaaaaaataatcaatttagTTCTGGTTCAATTGATAATCTGAACTTGACTTATTGAACGAGATAACTGATAATGGAGGagaaaggagaaggaggaggaggaggaggagacagcaagaagatgaaaaagaagaagaacgtgcagtaaCAATACGAATAAAAACGTATGCACGTGATTATAAATAACTTGTATagacttgtataaaaaaaatgactTGTATGTAGAGAATAATTGTTatgtttaatataaaaatattggATTAAATTATGTTTGAATATCATGTTTGgtttaaaataaatatgaattaatagataaatttgaattttgaaagattaaatgagatcatttttttaaaaaatattataaaaatttcaatttttatttttaaaaatttcagcCGTTTGTGtccttattttttaaaagtacgaaaaaaactaaattttaattttaatctctAATCACTAAATATATTTAAGAGCAAttttaattagatatttatttggatattaattttagatttttattaaatatactttttgaaataataaaaaatatagtattattaaaaaaaataaaataatatcattTACACTTATTTGTATATCTTAATAAACATTGTAATCTTATTATATAACGttgttaaattaaaataaaataaaatataaaagcaattaattttatattaaattttaaattaatttttataatatataatcttacaaatatttatataatattatataatatctaaaataaaataaaatattaaatattaaaaatgctCTAATATCAATGTTCCAGTATCATTCTTAGTTTCAAAAAACAAATGGTACTcatgttttaacttttaatatttgCTATTTTGGCCGCAACTTCGGCACAATTTAATGGGAACCCACGTGCATGCATTAACAATTCAACACACTGTTTTtagcaaaattttaagtatcAGTAAAggctaataattaataaataaaagttaTGTTAATAACTGGTACTTATAGTTATAGATATATAACTTTGGTTAGGTATGCgcaatataataattaattttacataCTCTCAAGAGTACAATATGTTAACtaattaagatatttttttttattgaaacttatatatatactttCGACTTCATACCCTAACTCACATGGCTAAGAGAAGAAGTAAATTACTATCTTTCTGTATTTTACAATTCAACTAACAGCTATATTGACTACGTGTTACTGTTTTGGCGAATTGAttctaataaatattaaaatatctaaaagtaTAATTAAGAGTGTTAGAAAATGGTATggtaaaatttaatttatgtcCTAATCTGAACGTGTGTCAACTTCATCAATATCTTAATctcttaaaaaatatcaattatgGGTCCACGCTAATAATTTTCTAACACATCTCACTGCACCACCGTCCACGTGGCACCGGTGGTCCCAATGCACAACATAGAAAATATTTCCCTTCTTTTTTATTCCAGTTATACCCACACACCAAAATTCAAAGGACATGTAGCAgctatctatttttttaatcatttgaGATTTTGTCATATAGATCGTGCATCGTATATATGTACCTCTATGTCATTTCATTTGTTGGGTATATCATCACTTTTCAGATTGCAGTAATCTGTTAGTGGTGTTTATGGTCGGGTGAATTAGGATTTGATTCGGTTCATATTCCATTCTAAATTATAATTGGATAACTCATATCTAATCTTAAATTCGACAAAGTTTTTATACTCTTggtcacttttttttttttaccggaTTTGGGCTAAACCCGGATTTGAACTAAGGAAACAAAAAATCTATCATCACTTATCAGTACTAAAATCAACATATTTACATATTTGAACaccatatataatatatattcaaATAATAAATCTAAATAATATCGTtagacataaaaaaataaaaggtaaagtattatttttgtccctAATATTTGAGATAAGTTTTAAAGTAGTCTCTAATGTTTAAATCGTCTTATTTAAATTTCTAACGATTTAAAATTGATTCAATATTGTACTGTCTGTTAACAAAATTGACGGTAGGACAAAATcgaaataattttaaaatgttatagACTTAAATAAAACGAAAATGTTGaagacaaaaatgatacatataaataaattttaattttatccttcactAATATCAATCTTTTATGGTacataattattcaattattttttaatcacatttaagTAAACTACACTTAGTCACATTACTTtgattctaaatattttttttataattttactcttaaagatttttactcatcatgaaatatttgtagAATGGCTAGAATCACATTAGGGCATATGCCGTCGACTTATCCACAAAGAGTGTGGTACCCAACAGACAGACACCTAACATAGCGCATAACAGACTCCCATGTGTCCAAATGTGTGTCTCTAGTATGGTGAACCCATGAAAGATTTATGTAATTCTTGGAGGAACCGATCACTTGGGGTTCGCTGCTAAATATCGCAAGGCTCTGCGTGATCAAGAAGTCGTGACTGCTATCGGTCCAACCAGTCACAACCTCTCTGTCGATTAATAGGCCGAATATGTATAACACGTCTTCTAGTGTCACTGTAACCTCACCCACTGGCATTACAAACATATTGTCTTCGGTTCGGCCACCACCTTTCCACAAGAGCAGCTAGCATCGCGGAATGTTCTCTGATCACTCTAACTCTCGATAACTGGTAAAATCCGGTGGTCCATAAAATTTGCTCAACATCTGGATGCCACGTCTCTAGTTGGTCAAGTTTACGGGGCAAAAGATTCCTATTAACCTGATAAAGTTCAaccacaaaaataattaatttaataaatagcaatattaataaattgataactTCTTATTACTCACATCTATATTCTTTGTTAGTTTCACTATAACATATAACTATATATTATTGGCTAGCAAAATACATgtttacaaaatataaaatactatattctaataaataataaaaaatatatattagttttgaaaaaaaattaacattaattataatttatattaatatttaacaTTACATTTAGAATAATAATAcccaaataaataataataaactattaaattaatgttaacaaagtaaatactaataaattaaacaaaaataataaacttacATAACTAGAATGTCCTAAATAATTGACCACATGATCTTTAAAAAACGTATAATTATGTATCATTTTGAGTATTCTAATCTCACTCTCAACCTTAAAACTAACTCAAAATCTTAAGTCTCAATGAGTGAAAATCCTACCCTCATCTTCCTCAACAATGAAAGGCAACCCTAAATCTCCAACCCCTCCACCTCCCAACAATACATGAGCAATGAGCCCCACCACCCTCTTAATATAGACGGGCGTGCTACCAATCTTCGCTCCCACCATTAATGACGCTTGTTCTCGGAGGGAGGCCTGCCTCCTGCATGTCGACACGCATCCCGCGTGCTGCTGCATGCAGACAAGTGGCGCAACGACACCAACACGCAGTCTGGGTGCTGCTGCATGGTGGCATGCACGTGTCGTAGCATCCTCAACTCGCATCCTGCGTGTTGCTTGGTTAGCCTGCGTGATCCTTGAATGAAGACGCCTTCGCTTGATGAGCTGAGTATGTATGGTTGCCTCTTGCATGAAATAAGGTTGAGCTAAATATATATGGTTGCCTCTTGTCTCTTGTCTCTTGCCCCCTTGTATAGACAATTCGTCAGCACACAAACTGCGTGGCAAACAATACGGGATCTACGTGTTGGCCAGCATTTCTGACGGCTCCACAATTCTAAAGATTACCCCAACccattatttaaataaaacactATTGCTTTCtccatataaaaaataatttctaatatttttaactattaatctttattataaaatatacgcaataaataaaattacttGAATACGAATATTCTTAAAACACCAACAAAATTTCctgtaatataaattataagaGGTGAGGGACATACTAGTTAATTAATGGCACATATAGGGTAACCTTAAAGGCTTAAAGCATTGGTGAATGAATGAATGCAGTGACATTTAAGTAACTCTTGGAAGAGTGTATGAGGCCAAAACTGCTGCAGGTGAGTGTAATAATGTCATCCAAATCCGGCATTGCAATTTGTGTGTGAATTCAAAGTGTCATGGTGCAGTTGGTGGTGATGGCGCAGTATTATTAGAGTGGTATTAGGGGCAGGCAATAAAGTCATTTCACCTCGTATTCATTCCCATTTGGGTCTATTCACCTTTGCTTCTAAATTTAGGATTAGCtctgttttttttatttctttatccTTGTTTGTTCTTTCCCAAAATTGGAGGGGTGTTATGGTAAAACCACATGAGcgaaataaaataagaaaaaacacATTACCAAATCTGATAGCTGGGATTTATGGCTGTGTTCACTTCTGATTGGGAGCAGCAAAATGGAATGCCATTTTATTATATAATCCTTTTGCACCCCTTTCTCTTGAACCTTCTTCCCAACACCCATCTCATCTCTCTATCTCTCTATCCCCACCATCACCATTCACCACCAAACCCACTTCCAAGGATAAACCCAATAACATCAAATTcctctctttttattatttataattagaaaaaaGTGAAGCTATTGAGGTAGGTTTTTCTAttgttatatacttatatacttgggtcaaaaaaaaaaaaaagcatttaCTGTTTCTATGTTCATTAGTTTATGTTCAGATGTTGCTTTTGTTGCAACTTTGCAATTGGTCTTGTCTCGGTGAAACTAAGTGGATTGATTCACTTTCAGGAACAGGAACATAGGAACCGGTTGCCGTTAGATTCCATGACTTTTTGATGCTTATGTGATTCAAACCACACAACTTATCTTTTCATTACTTCCATTCCTTCACACccctcttttgtttttttttttttaatttttatattaaattttactgttcctttttttgttttttggtttCTCCATGTTCCCTTTCTTGATCTCTTGCTGATTTTGAGGCACCATACTTCACAGTTCATAGTTCTAACTTCTAAGTAACTCTCAAGTTAGTATCTATCTATATAAGATATTTTTAGTTTCCTTTATTACCCCTTGGATCTCTAGAATTCTCTTTCTTCTTATAAGAGAAagaaatgttttattttatttattttattttggccttgttttatttatttgttgctCTGATGAACAGGAATTGGGCTGAAAGCGAGAATTGTGAGAAGTTTTGTGTGATCTGAGGAGTTGGGTGTGAAGAAAATCATCAAAAGATTCAAGCTTTGAAGCTGAAAAATGGAGTCAGATCTTCACCGGCACCCTCCCATGTTCCTggatcaccaccaccaccaccaccaccaccaccatcaccagCAGATgaacaccaccaccaccaacaataacaacaattcTTCGGGCCTAACAAGGTTCCGATCGGCACCAAGTTCGTATTTTTCCAGCATCATTGACAAGGAATTCTACGAAAGCATCTTCAACAAACCTTCAAGCCCAGAAACAGAGAAAATCCTCGCACGCTTCATGAATAGCCTTGCAAATGATGAACCTGAAGATGATTCATTACTTGGAGTAGCAGCTGCTACttctactactactactaataataaaaatctGTCACCGTCACCACAACCGCCACAACAAGTAGTTCAGCAAATCTCTCAAGTGAAGGAAGAAGAGATTAGTATTAATACCATTAATACCAATAATACCCTTCAGCCTCAGCCTTTGCCTTCTTCAATGAATAATGAATCATTGGTGCAGCAACCACAACAGCAGATGAATAGTATGAGTAACAATAATTATGGATCTTTGAGTGCTAATAATCCTCCAACTCAGAGTTTTTATCAAAGTTCAGGAAGACCACCTCTGCCGAATCAGATGAAAACTGGTCGTGGAAATGCTTCGAATCTTATTAGGCATGGTAGTTCACCTGCTGGACTCTTTTCAAACCTGAACCTTGAAGGTATGTTCTGCAACAATTTTagcttttttcttatttttcattaataaaaaataaaactttccTTTTTGGGTATAGTATGTGGGGTGTTgctatctctaatttttttccCCTCCCATCTTTTTTGGAGACCAAAATTTTCTTCTCTGTTTGTTTATCCTTTGTAATTTCCCATAAAGGGAAAAAAGATTGTGAAATTACTCGGATAGAATTATCTctaatagttaaaaaaaaaaatcttgtgAAGTTGAATTGTCTTTCTAAATAATCCTAATTGGAGAGAATTAGTCTAAATCAAATCAGATTGGATTAATACGTGTCAAAGTAAAACTACCCAAAAGTGAAATTCTGTTATAGACACATTTTTGTTGTTAGAGCAAGTGAAAAACATAATTATTGTCTTCTTAGACTTTTGTGTATCTTTGTTTTGTGCTAGTTTTAGACTTGATCTTTTTTGCATAATCTTTTACTTTGTCACTTAAAAATATCCAATGATAATGACACTGATCAATcctaatttgtttttattttattttttttcaggCTATGCTGCTTTAAGAGGCATGGGAACTATGGGAGCTGCTGCTAGCAACACTAGTGAGGATGCAAATTTTTCTCCGGTGGCGAGGTTGAAGAATCCACCAACCTTTTCATCCTCAGGACTAATGACTCCAATAGCTGAAATCAGGAGCACATCCAATACACTAAACAATCCAGAGAGTGCTGAAGCCTTTGCAGAAAGCCAGAGCAGCGATTTTATGTCGGGTTTACCCGTTGGTTCTTGGGACGATTCTTCTTCTTCGATGATGTCCGACAACATTGCTGGTCGGAAAAGGTTCAGAGACGAAGATGTGAAACCATTTGCCGGGGTGAATGCGGCCGACACTCAGGTTAAGGTACAGTGCTTTTATAGCTATGTTAATGTTGGTATATAAGTGACAAACTTGGCTCTCAAGTTAGCTTACATAATGAAACAATTTTAATATGTAATTTTCACTTGATGACTTGT is a window from the Arachis stenosperma cultivar V10309 chromosome 3, arast.V10309.gnm1.PFL2, whole genome shotgun sequence genome containing:
- the LOC130969447 gene encoding transcription factor bHLH122-like, with translation MESDLHRHPPMFLDHHHHHHHHHHHQQMNTTTTNNNNNSSGLTRFRSAPSSYFSSIIDKEFYESIFNKPSSPETEKILARFMNSLANDEPEDDSLLGVAAATSTTTTNNKNLSPSPQPPQQVVQQISQVKEEEISINTINTNNTLQPQPLPSSMNNESLVQQPQQQMNSMSNNNYGSLSANNPPTQSFYQSSGRPPLPNQMKTGRGNASNLIRHGSSPAGLFSNLNLEGYAALRGMGTMGAAASNTSEDANFSPVARLKNPPTFSSSGLMTPIAEIRSTSNTLNNPESAEAFAESQSSDFMSGLPVGSWDDSSSSMMSDNIAGRKRFRDEDVKPFAGVNAADTQVKTEAGQAPGTPLAHQLSMPNTSSEIAAIEKFLQCSDSVVCKIRAKRGCATHPRSIAERVRRTKISERMRKLQDLVPNMDKQTNTADMLDLAVDYIKELQNQVETLSESQAKCTCAHKKQQ